A segment of the Streptomyces sp. ITFR-21 genome:
CCTACGGCGCCGCCCTGGTGATCTTCCTGGTGATCGGCCAGACGCTCGGCGGCTGGAAAACCCTGCCCCACCTCTTCCTGCTGCACGCCTGGTTCCCGCAGTTCGCCATCGAGACCAGCGTCAACCCGGTCTCCTGGTCGCTGTCGGTCGAGGCGCTGTTCTCCGTGTCCTTCCCGTTCCTGCTCCGGCTGGTCGACCGGATCCGCCCGGGGGGCCACGGGCCCGCGGGCGGCCCGGGTTTGGGCCGCCGTGGCGTGCGGGTAAGCTACCCGGCTCGATTGGCGTCGGGTACGTGCGTTGTGGCAGACTACCCAAGTTGCTCGGTCGAGCGCCGATGCTGCGCGCCTCCCGTCGGGAGGACCGGAAGCGAGTCCCACAGTACTCGTCGCCTTATCTGCCCCCGCGGGGGCAGCGCTGAGGCGGACGTACGGGAATCTTCCGGGAAGCGCCAGCGCGGCTCCGGCCAGGCATCCGGTGGGTGAGATCTCCCACGCAGACCCTTCGGGCAGGGCTTTCCGGGCGTTCGCGTATCCGGGAAACCATGGCGAGGGGTGCGACACGCCCGACCGCGTGGGTCGGGCAAGCGGGTGCCAGAGCGTAAAAAAGAGACAAGGACTACGGAGTAGCCATGGCGGGACAGAAGATCCGCATCCGGCTCAAGGCCTACGACCACGAGGTCATCGACTCCTCGGCGAAGAAGATCGTCGAGACGGTGACGCGTACTGGTGCGCAGGTCGCGGGCCCGGTGCCGCTGCCCACTGAGAAGAACGTGTACTGCGTCATCAAGTCGCCGCACAAGTACAAGGACTCGCGCGAGCACTTCGAGATGCGCACGCACAAGCGCCTGATCGACATCCTCGACCCGACGCCCAAGACCGTTGACTCGCTGATGCGCCTGGACCTGCCGGCCGGCGTCGACATCGAGATCAAGCTCTGAGAGGCACGGAGAAGATGACCAAGCAGATCAAGGGCATTCTGGGCGAGAAGCTCGGCATGACCCAGGTCTGGGACGAGAACAACCGTGTCGTCCCGGTGACCGTGGTCAAGGCCGGCCCGAACGTCGTGACCCAGGTGCGTACCAACGACACCGACGGCTACGAGTCGGTGCAGCTCGCCTTCGGCGAGATCGACCCGCGCAAGGTGAACAAGCCGCTCAAGGGCCACTTCGCGAAGGCCGACGTCACCCCCCGCCGCCACCTGGTGGAGCTGCGCACCGCCGACGCCGGCGAGTACTCGCTCGGCCAGGAGATCACCGCCGAGGTGTTCGAGGCCGGCGTCAAGGTCGACGTGACCGGCAAGAGCAAGGGCAAGGGCTTCGCCGGTGTCATGAAGCGTCACAACTTCAAGGGCCTCGGCGCCGGGCACGGCGTGCAGCGCAAGCACCGCTCGCCGGGCTCCATCGGCGGCTGCGCCACCCCCGGCCGCGTGTTCAAGGGCCTGCGGATGGCGGGCCGTATGGGCAACGAGCGGGTCACCACCCAGAACCTGACCGTCCACGCCGTTGACGCGGAGAAGGGCCTGCTGCTCATCAAGGGCGCGGTCCCCGGTCCGAACGGCGGCCTCGTCCTGGTCCGCACCGCGGCCAAGGGGGCCTGAGGGATATGACCACTGTTGACATCCTGTCGCCCGCGGGCGACACCACCGGGACGCTTGAGCTCCCGGCCGAGATCTTCGACGCCAAGGTCAGCATCCCGCTGATCCACCAGGTCGTCGTCGCGCAGCTGGCCGCGGCCCGCCAGGGCACGCACAAGGTCAAGACGCGCGGCGAGGTCCGCGGTGGTGGCAAGAAGCCGTACCGCCAGAAGGGCACCGGCCGCGCCCGCCAGGGCTCGACCCGCGCGCCCCAGTTCGCCGGCGGCGGCGTCGTGCACGGCCCCGTGCCGCGCGACTACTCGCAGCGGACCCCCAAGAAGATGAAGGCCGCCGCGCTGCGCGGTGCCCTCACCGACCGGGCCCGCCACGACCGCGTCCACGTCGTGACCGGCGTCGTCGAGGGCGAGTCCCCGTCGACCAAGGCCGCCAAGACGCTGCTCGGCAAGATCAGTGAGCGCAAGAACGTGCTCCTGGTCGTCGAGCGGAGCGACGAGGCCGCGTGGCTGTCCGCCCGGAACCTGCCCCAGGTGCACATCCTGGACGCCGGCCAGCTGAACACCTACGACGTGCTCGTCTCCGACGACGTCATCTTCACCAAGGCGGCCTTCGACCGTTTTGTCGGTGTCCCCGGTAACGGCGCCGCCGAGACCGAAGGGAGCGACGCCTGATGGCCGAGCCGACCGACACGCAGACCGAGACCCTGGTCACCAGCAAGACGTACACGGACCCCCGTGACCTCTTGATCAAGCCGGTGGTCTCGGAGAAGAGCTACGCGCTGCTGGACGAGAACAAGTACACGTTCGTCGTCGACCCGCGCGCCAACAAGACCCAGATCAAGCAGGCCGTCGAGGCGGTCTTCCGGGTCCGGGTCACCGGGGTCAACACGATCAACCGGCAGGGCAAGCGCAAGCGCACCCGCACCGGTTTCGGAAAGCGCGCCAACACCAAGCGCGCCATCGTGACCCTTGCCGAGGGCGACCGCATCGACATCTTCGGCGGCCCGGTCTCCTGACGGAGGCCGGATCGAGTCGAAGTCCTGAATTCATCCGAGGACTGAGAAATGGGTATCCGCAAGTACAAGCCGACGACCCCGGGCCGTCGTGGCTCCAGCGTCGCCGACTTCGTCGAAATCACGCGGTCCACGCCGGAGAAGTCGCTGGTCCGCCCGCTGCACAGCAAGGGCGGCCGTAACAACGCCGGTCGTGTGACCGCTCGTCACCAGGGCGGCGGCCACAAGCGCGCCTACCGGGTCATCGACTTCCGTCGGCACGACAAGGACGGCGTGCCCGCCAAGGTCGCGCACATCGAGTACGACCCCAACCGCACCGCGCGCATCGCGCTGCTGCACTACGCGGACGGCGAGAAGCGCTACATCCTCGCCCCCGCCCGCCTGCAGCAGGGCGACCGGGTGGAGAACGGCGCGGGCGCCGACATCAAGCCGGGCAACAACCTGCCGCTGCGCAACATCCCGGTCGGTACCACGATCCACGCGATCGAGCTGCGGCCCGGCGGCGGCGCGAAGATCTCCCGCTCCGCGGGCGCTTCGGTCCAGCTGCTGGCGAAGGAGGGCAACATGGCCACCCTTCGCATGCCGTCCGGCGAGGTCCGGATGGTCGACGTCCGCTGCCGCGCCACCATCGGCGAGGTCGGCAACGCCGAGCAGTCGAACATCAACTGGGGCAAGGCCGGCCGCATGCGGTGGAAGGGCGTCCGCCCGACCGTCCGCGGTGTCGCCATGAACCCGGTGGACCACCCGCACGGTGGTGGTGAGGGCAAGACCTCCGGTGGTCGCCACCCGGTCTCCCCGTGGGGTCAGAAGGAAGGTCGTACTCGTTCGCCGAAGAAGGCGAGCAGCAAGTACATCGTCCGCCGCCGCAAGACGAACAAGAAGCGCTAGGAGCGGGTGTAGATGCCGCGCAGTCTCAAGAAGGGCCCCTTCGTCGACGACCACCTGATCAAAAAGGTGGACGTGCAGAACGAGGCCGGCTCCAAGAACGTCATCAAGACCTGGTCCCGCCGCTCGATGATCATCCCGGCCATGCTGGGCCACACGATCGCGGTACACGACGGCCGTAAGCACGTCCCGGTGTTTGTCACTGAGTCGATGGTCGGCCACAAGCTCGGCGAGTTCGCGCCGACCCGTACCTTCCGCGGCCACGAGAAGGACGACCGCAAGTCGCGTCGTCGCTGACAGCGGCCCGTGACCAGGCGCGTCGGACGCGACGACAGACATGACAGACACTGAAGGGACGACCATGGAAGCCAGGGCCCAGGCGCGGTACATCCGCGTCACGCCCATGAAGGCCCGCCGCGTGGTGGACCTCATCCGTGGCTTGGATGCCACGGAGGCTCAGGCGGTCCTGCGTTTCACCCCGCAGGCCGCGAGCGTGCCGGTCGGCAAGGTGCTGGACAGCGCCATCGCCAACGCCGCGCACAACTACGACCACACGGACGCCGAGTCGCTGTTCATCAGCGAGGCGTACGTCGATGAGGGCCCGACCCTGAAGCGGTTCCGGCCGCGCGCCCAGGGCCGTGCCTACCGGATCCGCAAGCGGACCAGCCACATCACCGTGGTCGTCGCCAGCAAGGAAGGGACCCGGTAATGGGCCAGAAGGTTAACCCGTACGGGTTCCGGCTCGGCATCACCACGGACTTCAAGTCCCGGTGGTACGCCGACAAGCTGTACAAGGACTACGTCAAGGAAGACGTCGCCATCCGCCGGATGATGACGCAGGGCATGGAGCGGGCCGGCATCTCCAAGGTGGAGATCGAGCGCACCCGCGACCGCGTCCGCGTCGACATCCACACCGCCCGGCCGGGCATCGTCATCGGCCGCCGCGGCGCGGAGGCCGACCGGATCCGCGGCGACCTGGAGAAGCTGACCGGCAAGCAGGTCCAGCTGAACATCCTCGAGGTCAAGAACCCGGAGATGGACGCCCAGCTGGTGGCCCAGGCCGTCGCCGAGCAGCTGTCCTCCCGCGTCT
Coding sequences within it:
- the rpsJ gene encoding 30S ribosomal protein S10; translated protein: MAGQKIRIRLKAYDHEVIDSSAKKIVETVTRTGAQVAGPVPLPTEKNVYCVIKSPHKYKDSREHFEMRTHKRLIDILDPTPKTVDSLMRLDLPAGVDIEIKL
- the rplD gene encoding 50S ribosomal protein L4, whose translation is MTTVDILSPAGDTTGTLELPAEIFDAKVSIPLIHQVVVAQLAAARQGTHKVKTRGEVRGGGKKPYRQKGTGRARQGSTRAPQFAGGGVVHGPVPRDYSQRTPKKMKAAALRGALTDRARHDRVHVVTGVVEGESPSTKAAKTLLGKISERKNVLLVVERSDEAAWLSARNLPQVHILDAGQLNTYDVLVSDDVIFTKAAFDRFVGVPGNGAAETEGSDA
- the rpsS gene encoding 30S ribosomal protein S19, with protein sequence MPRSLKKGPFVDDHLIKKVDVQNEAGSKNVIKTWSRRSMIIPAMLGHTIAVHDGRKHVPVFVTESMVGHKLGEFAPTRTFRGHEKDDRKSRRR
- a CDS encoding acyltransferase family protein codes for the protein MTSWRFSVIAALLVFLFHPLYEHPFADKGAAHVYNAIFGQGGWVGVGFFLVLSGFVLTWPARPTDTVGRFYRRRFLKVAPNHLVTYGAALVIFLVIGQTLGGWKTLPHLFLLHAWFPQFAIETSVNPVSWSLSVEALFSVSFPFLLRLVDRIRPGGHGPAGGPGLGRRGVRVSYPARLASGTCVVADYPSCSVERRCCAPPVGRTGSESHSTRRLICPRGGSAEADVRESSGKRQRGSGQASGG
- the rplB gene encoding 50S ribosomal protein L2; the encoded protein is MGIRKYKPTTPGRRGSSVADFVEITRSTPEKSLVRPLHSKGGRNNAGRVTARHQGGGHKRAYRVIDFRRHDKDGVPAKVAHIEYDPNRTARIALLHYADGEKRYILAPARLQQGDRVENGAGADIKPGNNLPLRNIPVGTTIHAIELRPGGGAKISRSAGASVQLLAKEGNMATLRMPSGEVRMVDVRCRATIGEVGNAEQSNINWGKAGRMRWKGVRPTVRGVAMNPVDHPHGGGEGKTSGGRHPVSPWGQKEGRTRSPKKASSKYIVRRRKTNKKR
- the rplW gene encoding 50S ribosomal protein L23: MAEPTDTQTETLVTSKTYTDPRDLLIKPVVSEKSYALLDENKYTFVVDPRANKTQIKQAVEAVFRVRVTGVNTINRQGKRKRTRTGFGKRANTKRAIVTLAEGDRIDIFGGPVS
- the rplV gene encoding 50S ribosomal protein L22, which produces MEARAQARYIRVTPMKARRVVDLIRGLDATEAQAVLRFTPQAASVPVGKVLDSAIANAAHNYDHTDAESLFISEAYVDEGPTLKRFRPRAQGRAYRIRKRTSHITVVVASKEGTR
- the rplC gene encoding 50S ribosomal protein L3 yields the protein MTKQIKGILGEKLGMTQVWDENNRVVPVTVVKAGPNVVTQVRTNDTDGYESVQLAFGEIDPRKVNKPLKGHFAKADVTPRRHLVELRTADAGEYSLGQEITAEVFEAGVKVDVTGKSKGKGFAGVMKRHNFKGLGAGHGVQRKHRSPGSIGGCATPGRVFKGLRMAGRMGNERVTTQNLTVHAVDAEKGLLLIKGAVPGPNGGLVLVRTAAKGA